The genomic interval CAGGTCAAGGAGGTGAATCCccctgctttgccctgttgGGGCCACATCTGGCGttgtgtgtccagttctgggctccccagtttaagaaggacaaggaattactgtagagagtccagcacagggacacaaagatgctgaggggtctggagcatctttgtgatgcggagacactgagagagctggggctgttgagctggagaagctgagagggatgtgatcaatggatcagtatctcagggtgggtgtcagaggatggaccagactctgttcagtggtgcccaacgccagggtgaggggcaacgggcacagactgaaacacaggaggctccatgtgaacgtGAGCAGAAACgtctttgctgggaggtgccagagcctggcccaggctgcccagagcggctgtggagtctcctctgagacattcaaccccctgggatcctgtgtgatctgctctgtgatcCTGCAtgagcaggtggggctggggatctacagagggACCTTCAGCCCCACCCATCCCgtggttctgtgattccaaGTGCTGCCGGCCTCTCTCTGCCTCTCACCACcacttttctctccccttttctcCACAGACCAAAGCCAGACCTCCCTCCAGCCGGTGACAAACATCAAAGCCAAATCCAGGGGCATGGCCGGGAAAGCCGCCTCCTACGCCAAGTGGCCCAAGACCCCTGACAGGTCTCAGAGCTTCGGCAGCCCCGCCGCCAGCCCCTCCGCCCCCTTCACCCACCTCCAGGCCAAAGCCAAGTCCGTGTCCCAGCTCTGGCTCCCCCGCAGCAGCTCCGCGCTGGGCCAGCGGCAGCGGCGCAGCCTCCGGCAGCCGGCGAGCGAGCGGCCGCACACCGAGCAGCCCGGCACGGACGGTAGGTGAACCCGGTTTGCTTCCCTCCCTACAGTGGCACCAGAGTCCTGGCTTCTCTCCTCAACCACCTGGATCTCGCTGTGTCCCCACCCTGTGGTCTGTTTGCCACCAGTTCTCCCAGTGCAGCCAGATTCACCTTCCAGCCctgcccttcctcttcctcctcgcTGCCCTTTCTGGCCGTATAAACCAGTTGCTGGTTCCCTCCTGAGGCTGCTGTACCAGCATCTCCGTTCTCACCCCCATCTCGGCTTGCTCAGCCATTTCTGTATCAGATCGAGAGGAATAAGTGCACAAATTCGGTTGTGCTGGCGGCAGAGAGGAGTGTTGATGgccagcagctggcacagcctGGGGCACATCCCATACCTGGACATGGCATTAGGGCTGGTTTATAGAGTCACacaatcactttggttggaaaagcccctcaagatcattgagtccaaccagcGTTCCCAGCTGCCATAGCTTTGCTGTTCCTAAATAGTCCATTTTTCTCCCCACAGGGCCAGTCCCGGTGCTGAGCTCCGTCCGGATCCTGGAGATCGACCTGCCcatccagccccagcactgcgCAGCCGCCGGGACGTGCAggtgagcggggccggggctgcagcccctCGGGAGCTCTGGGGGAAGCTGCTCCTGGAGCCTCGGGCTGTTTTCTGCTTCACCCTGTGCTGCTTTTCGGCCAGAGGAGCTGAGGCTCCGAGTCCTTCCCAAAATTGCGTTTCGTGACGTGCTCGACCTGGGGAAGCAGCCTGGGAAGCTGTTCCCTCTAAAGTCTGAGCCCAAGACAAAGTTGGGGTCCTGTCCTGGCCATCTCGGGGAGCTCTGACGCtctctctgtgtccccagggctggaaacGTCACCTACCGCATCCCTGTCAGCCAGCTCACGGCCGTGAACACCAACCTGACCCTGGAGATGAAGTGAGTGCGCAGGGCTCGTCTCTGGGCTGTTTGGGTCCCCCTGAAGTCACGTGGACCCTGCGCTGTGTGGCCGCGGTGtccctgtgcagggacagcagggtgtCAGCATCTCTtctctccccagctcctcctctgCCGTGTCCGTCTCCCTCTGTGGCCTCGTCTCCAGCGACCCGTGCCAGGACAGCGCCAGCACCAACAGCTCCAGCGACGCCGCAGACGCACAGGTACAgctcagaaaataaatccaCGCACCTCGCGTCATCCCAGAGCGATGCTGACCCGCCGGGAGGGAGAAACGGCCCCAGGTTGCGCCaggagaggttgaggttggatctggggaacaatttcttccccaaagggctgtggggcattggaacaggctgcccagggcagtgctggagtcaccatccctggagggctggacagacggacatgaggttctcaggacatggggcagtgccaggggtggggaacggtCGGACTCaatgaggggcttttccaacctaaatgattctgtgatcctttaTTTCTACCCCGCCCAACTCCCCACGAGCCCCAGGACGGGGCTCACACGCGGAGCTGTGCGCTGCCGTAACGCATCCCAACAAAATCTCTTCGGGGGAAGCCGGGATTTTGCAGCTCTGTGCGTGTGGAACCCGCGTCAGACCCTTCTCCCCTCGAGTTTCGCCTCGCCCCGCTCAGCCCAGCTCCGTTCTGCCCTCGGGGACGTCGTTCCCCCCTCGACAGCACGTGGCTGTGGCTCCTCGACAGGGAGAACGTGCCCGGTGCTcagcctcctctctcctctctcctcaggACTCCACGCACCGCTGGCCCCTGGTCATGTTGGCTTTCCAGGAGTTCACCTACCACTTCAGAATCGCGCAGCCGGTGAGTACCAGCacctcctgcctctttcctctTGTCCGGGGCTGAGCAGGAGAGCGATGCGGCCACAGAACCctttctggttggaaaagatcgAGTCCAATCGTTCCCCATGGCAGGTTTAGCGGCCACATTGCGCCGAGAGCCCTGTCACAGCCGTCACCTTCCGCAGTGACACagacagctctgctttctggTTAGAATGTTTTCTGAGTGTACTAGTAAACCCCAAATAGTTGGTTTTACTGGTATTCTTGTTCTAGCACTGTGCTGTTTTCTACCAGCCTACATGTTTATAAACTCCGCCAAACGGGTAAcgtgtttttctctctgtgtttaATAGCAAATACATTTAACTCATTATAAATGGGCATTTTATGCTTactaactttttaaaaacagatgaaaaatatcCTCTCAAAGACTGATAGGttaattttagttttgaaaatacTAGACATTTATACAGGCCTAAAATTACATTCcaccctttgaaggcaaccgcgaggctcaTGTGGCCCCTggagaaaatgagtttgacacccctgccttaAGGTGAAAACCTTGACTGTATCAAAAAGGCGGCTTTAATATGAAATGTACTCTTGAACACCTTCTGCAGTGACACAGACAGCGGGAGGATGATTTTTCTCTGCCCCAGCGCATAATTCACACCCCAAATGTGTCCCACTCCCCTCTACAAGCTCTTTGTGTCTCTCCCAGGGCCAAGCCAACTGCAGTTCTGCTCCCGAGCACCTGGGACGCCTTTTCACCGACTATTATTTCCAGTTCTACTGGCTCTGTGAGTGAGtcctggcagcaccagcaccctcGCACCGGAGAGAGGaactggtgacactggggacactccCGCCCACCCTCCTCCGCTCGCCCCCGGCTCCCCGTGGGACGTGGAGCCGGTTTGGTCGCAGCCGGTGCCACCAGCACCAAAGCGCACGCAGAACGTAGGAcataaaccacaaaaaaccacGACCGGCCCCCTTGGACCTCCCGGGGTCACCTCGCAACATCCCACACCACCCCAAATATCCCTCTCTGTCCCTTTACGGGGACGCTTGTGTCCCCTGTCGATTCTCCCTCCCCGCACGACACTGGATTTGGAAGCGTCGCACCGGACCGGCTGCGGGCGGTGGCTCCGTCCCGCGCTGGTCCCCGTTGTGCCACGCCAGTTTCTTCACAAACACTGGAATTTGCTCGACACTGGAGCCCTTTTCCCAGCGCGGAACGCCGGAGTTTGGCCTGGAAAAGGCGCCGCTGTGCCTGGTCCTACTGGAAGTCGTACACTGGAGTTGCTGCTCCTCCTGTTGGCTCCACAGAGCCCCGGGGACCCTGGACTGTCCTCTGGGGACACGAGAAGGTGCAGCTTCAACGTCAGCCCCATCTGTCCCCTCCTCACTGTTCTCTTCGCTTTCATCATCTCCAATCTGGACGGATCGACTCCGGAACCCCCCAAACGCCGCTGCGGAGGCCGTGCCACGCGTGGGGACGCTCGGGAGAAAAATCACCTGCGTTCATGCCGTGGGACCTGCTTAATATTTGGCCGCCTGGTCGGTTCTCAGGTCACTGCGGCCACCTCTGCCCAGATGTGCGGGAGCGaggccaccagcagagcccagctggGGACACCGAGGTGGCTCCACCACGTCCCCAGCCATCGGGTCCCCACTGCGGGGACGGCAGCGACCGGACCGTCATTGTCACTTGCAAAGCAGTTTTGTTGAGTCTATTTGGGGTATTTTACTGTTACAAGTTCTTAACTTGCTAAACTACTGAACTGTATttggattttgattttttaagcCGTGTAAATGGGTCTCGTAATCCCGTCCCTTCTGAGCTGCGCGTGTGGCACAGGAAACCACCGTGGTCACTGAGCTCAGCTGGGCCGTGCCAGACCCGGTTCCAGGTGACATCAGCGTTTCTGGAGGCTGAGCCTAAACCAGGTCCTGAGGTCTGAGCTGTACTTTTTTGTAACCCAGAGAGATTCTTCCTCCGGGAAccctcctctcccttctctgGGGACAGTTTTCTCTCCTGTCACCGCAGCTCAGAACTCGTTGCAGCGAAGCGGCCGCAGCTCGGTGGTTCCCTGTGACACCAACAGGACGCAGCGTCTGTGCTGCCAAAACCGCTTTGTTTTTAGGGCGGTTTCAGGTCAGATCTTCGTCCCTGACCCCCCCACATGTACATCTTGTCCCACTgcgaggaaaaaaaacacatctggAGGGGGAAGAATCAATCCAATCGCCAGAAACGCACTGCGAGCAGCAGCCGGAGAGGAGATGGAGCCTCTCGGGTGTCCCTGCGATGGGGTTCACAATGCCCCCCGCAAACCAAGTGCCTGAAGGGcaacaggaaaagcttttaGTGCCTTTTTTCTGCTAAACGGGACTGCGAGGGACCGGTGGGTTCCCCCCATGTGCCTCAAAACCGGTGGCCAGGTCACTCACGAACAACTCGAGGGCGAAGTCCAGCGTGACCCACGCGCGCTGTTGCGCAGCCGCGGGCTGACGGCAATCCTCGCCAccaaaagaggggaaaatgcagtttttagCATCTAATATCGCGATATTGGTCTTTTGTCTTAAAATGCGTCACAAAACATACACCAGTTCCAGCAGCCGCTGCGCAGCGAGGAGCTCCGAAGGGTTTTGTCACAACAGAAGAGGCGCAGGATTGCTTCTGCACCTGCGGGAACAGCCGTTTGCATcaattcccccccaaaaaaaggtgttttggCCCAAACTGAAGATGCGTTTCCCCATCCCCAATCAGTAACACGAGAATTAACAATCAGGCCTCGCCCTGCACGGGACGGAGGGAGCGCTGAGCCGGAGTTTGGGGCAAATCCGCCCTTTTCGCTGGGAACTCGACGCTTCGTCGTCTCTCTCGACACCCTTGGCAGGAAAGGAGCGCGGAAACGAGGCCAAACTTTGGCTGTTTCGGAGtttgtttcaaaagcaaattcGCAAACGTTCTGTCCTACCGCTAGAGCTTAAAGCCTGTAAATAGAGACTACGCCTCCGCTGCGAGAATTAAGCAAAAACAACAAGTAAAGCACtaatttgtttggtttaaatGTTGCCGTCACAGCTTTAATCACTGTATATTGCCAGCGAGTTTGTAGTCGCATTCGTAGCAGGTTATTATTGATCATCGTTTTTTATTTGTGGGGAACAAGCGTggttttccctcctttcttttctgacttatatttatattttgctgAATTTCGAGTGCTGAATCTCTAGATTCCTCactttgggttggttttgtttggcttaTTTAGACTTTGTTTTATGCTGGAGGTAAATATGCCcgtataaataaatatataaatactgCTTTGTATCCAAGGGCGGCTCCTGGCACGTTCCTCCCTCTGCAACAAGAGGTTATAAAAGTGCTTCCCACGAGACGGAGGAACCGCGGCGTCGTTAATCAGCGGGAGCCTGCAGGTCAGAACAGGCTGCGGCTGCTACGGGGCATATTTTCCAACAGGTAGTAAAATAAAGCACTTGTTACTCACATCTCAGAGGTTGGGGCATCTGCAGAGGGAAAACTTCCTTCCCAGACAAATTAGGACTTTACCTGTTGAATTTCAGATGTTGAGATCTGGCTTTGAAAAGCTGGGCTACAAAGTCAAAGCTATCTCTAAAAATAGTCAGGCACGCCGTAAATAAACGAGGAGTAAATAAAGGGAGCACCACAAAGCTGCTGTTTGGGGATGAGAACAGGCAGATCCCACCAGAAAAAAGGGTGTGGGAACACGACGGTGCCAAAGGTCGAGCTTAGGGAGGTGGGGCAGGATGAGGAAGAAGTGGGAAGTGCTCGATTCCTGGAGTTTGGCTGCACGAGGTGACACTGAAACGTCCGTACACGGACGTGGAAAACTGTGATAACCATGGGGCCCATCCCCAGCTGCTGATATCAAAGTGGTTTAGAAAAAGATATCTAAAGACAAACCCTTGTGCATCACGGATCCAGTTTTATTCAGGTATGGTTTGCTTGGCTGGCAGAGAACGGTCCGTGCCTGATACACGTTCTGTTGGtgaagtagaaaagaaatacaaaacgAGGTTCTGGGGCTCCACACCTGGAAGCGAACAAGAGATGGAGTTGGTGAGACAACGTCCCCCGTTGGAAGCCATTTCCACGTCCTGAATTCGGCTCAGGACTCTGTACAGAGCGGCTGCTGACGCCTCCCGCaccccccgcgccccgccgggCGCTGGGACCCGGAGCTCACAGCAGCGGGACGCTCCCGGGCGGTACCGGCCGCTCCGCGGGCTGGGCCTCACACGTAGATCCCGAcccagagcagcagaaacaggaCGCCGAAGCCCATGAAGAGCGACGCCACCAGCGAGATCAGCAGCTCCTTGTAGATGTCCCGCGTGTACTTGGTAGAAGTCACTTCATAGCTGCGGCCCGGGGGTTAAGGCGGGAACGGCGGCCCAGGGGAGGGGACCCCCCATTTCCCTCCAACCCCTCCATCTTCACCCCGaacccccctccccgtctccctcCCGCCTCCAGCCTGGGGATACACGAAGAACCAGGCGGTGAAGAACATGCCGATGGCCAGCAGCACCACGGTGAGGTGCGGGAACACGGCGGGGTTCACCGGGCTGGTGTATCTGCTCATGGCCTCCAGCTCctgcggggacagggacacggtgaGCGGGACCCCGGGCCTGGACCGGCCGCCAACCGCGGTCCCCAGTTCCGGCTTCCGCTCACGGCCCCTGACCGCAGCTCCAGGCCCCTGTCGCCACCCGGTCCCCTGTCGCCACCCGGTCCCCTGTCGCCACCCGGTCCCCACCATGTCGCCAGGTCGCGGTTCCccctccgctccgctccgctccgacACGTCGcctcccgctcccgccgccggaAGCGGAACGAAGCGAGCGGGCGCGGGGCACGCCGGGATAGGTGGGCGGGGCGAGCGGGAGCCGCTCTCTATTGGCTGCAGGCGGCTCCCGGCGGGCACTGCGGCTGGAGCGCGGGAGCGGACGGCGGGTAATGGCGGCCGGTGGGACCCGGGGGGAAACGGCGGTTCAGGGGAGTCTGGGGGGTAatggaggctgaggggagaatGAGGCGAGAAGGGAGCGGGGAATAATGGCGGCTAAGCGAGGATGAGGCGGACCCGGGAGGGATAGTGGTGGCTGCGGtgagaatcccaggatgtcaggggctgaagggccctggagagcccatccagtgcaatcccccatggagcaggaacacccagatgaggttacacaggaaggtgtccaggcgggttggaatgtctgcacagaaggagactccacaacccccctgggcagcctgggccaggctctggcaccctcaccgggaacaagtttcttctcagatttaagtggaacctcctgtgttccagtttacacccattgccccttgtcctgtcactggttgtcacccagaagagcctggctccatcctcctgacactccccctttagatatctggaaacatgaatgagtcccccctcagtgtcctcttgtccagctccagagccccagctccctcagcctttcctcacacgggagatgctccactcccttcagcatcttggtggctgcgctggactctctccagcagttccctgtcctgctggaactgaggggccacagctggacacaatattccagatgctgcctcaccagggcagagcagagcgggaggagaaggggagaatGATGGAAGGAGGGCAGGGAATGGTGTGTTGAGGGAGGCAGAAGAGGGGATaatggcagggctggggaggctgcagctgggagaTGTGAGGGGGGGCGGGGGTAATGGTGAAGCTGAGAACAGCTGGAAAGGGGGTGGAGGGGTGAAAGGTCACAatggggctgggagaggggagggTGATGGGAGAGGCTGAGGTACAGAGGGGGTAACGATGGGGTTGAGGGTGTAATactgggctgcaggaggctgAGGTGAGGGGGGATGGGGGTGTAATCGTGAGCTGGGGGAGAGTGAGGTGAAGGGGGGATGAGGGGTCTGTGTTGGCTGGGGGAGGCCGAGGCTGGGAGCAGGATGACAGCAGCTAGTGCAGCCCATGGGCTGATGGTTTGTAGCCACCTCCCTTTGGTCCCCAGTCCTTgggtgctgccccacagcccagcaTCCCCCGCCCTGCACCCCACACGCTGACCCCAGCACCcccttttcctctccccagGATGGGAATCCATGGCCTGGCCAAGCTCATTGCCGACGTGGCTCCCGGGGCCATCCGGGAGAATGACATCAAGTCTTATTTCGGCCGCAAGGTCGCCATCGACGCCTCCATGAGCATCTACCAGTTCCTGATCGCCGTGCGGCAGGGAGCCGAGGTGCTGCAGAACGAGGAGGGCGAGACCACCAGCCACCTGATGGGCATGTTCTACCGCACCATCCGCATGGTGGAGAGCGGCATCAAACCCGTTTACGTCTTCGACGGCAAACCCCCCCAGCTGAAATCGGGGGAGCTGGCGAAGCGAACGGAGCGGCGGGCTGAGGCCGAGAAACACCTGCAGGAGGCTCAGGAGGCCGGAGAGGAGAACAACATCGAGAAGTACAGCAAGAGGCTGGTCAAGGTGACCCAGCAACACAATGACGAGTGCAAGAAGCTGCTGACGCTGATGGGGATCCCCTACCTGGAGGCGCCAGGGGAGGCAGAAGCCAGTTGCGCTGCCCTGGTGAAGGCCGGGAAGGTTTACGCGGCTGCCACGGAAGACATGGACTGTCTGACCTTCGGCAGCCCCGTCCTGATGCGGCACCTCACGGCCAGCGAGACCAAGAAGCTGCCCATCCAGGAGTTCCACCTGAACCGGATCCTGCAGGACTTGGGCCTGACCTGGGAGCAGTTTGTGGATCTGTGCATCCTCCTGGGCTGCGACTACTGCGAGAGCATCCGCGGCATCGGGCCCAAGCGCGCCGTGGAGCTCATCAAGGAGCACAAAACCATCGAGAAGATCGTCCAGCAGATCGACACCAAGAAATACCCTCTGCCCGAGAACTGGCTGCACAAAGAGGCCCAGAAGCTCTTTCTGGAGCCCGACGTGGTTGACCCCGACGCCGTGGAGCTGAAGTGGACGGAGCCCAACGAAGAGGAGCTCGTCCGGTTCATGTGCGGGGAAAAACAGTTCAACGAAGAGCGGATCCGCAACGGGGTGAAGCGGCTGAGCAAGAGCCGGCAGGGCAGCACGCAGGGCCGGCTCGACGACTTCTTCAAGGTGACGGGCTCCATCACCTCGGCCAAGCGCAAGGAGCCCGAGACCAAGGGCTCGGCCAAGAAGAAAGCCAAGACCAACAATGCCACGGCCACCAAGgccaaaaagggaaaataaccCGACCGGGTGAGCGCAAACCACCGCGCGGGGGGTTTATGCTTAACCGGGAATTTTTAGGCTGataacaaacattttttctgtccCGCATGTTAGCGCTAGGCAGGATGGTGCTCGAGTGCTTCGCCACAAGGTTAGTGACTCTGAGAAGCCTCTTCTCACGCAGCAAGGGGAGAAATGAGCTGAAACAAGGgcggtttgggggttttggggagcagggaacTGGGGAGCGGCATTCAGCAGTTCCAAACTTTGGCCACAGGGAGCAGAGGATACCCGGCAGTTAAAGAGAGACGCTGATCGCAACCACGGTCTCTGATATATTACCAGAAAATCAAATTTGAACAGCTCGAGAGCGCAGCAGGAGCTGGtaataaagagatttttctgcCTGACGCACTCCACCCAAAAGGAAACGGGTACGAGGAGAAACTGGGGCGATGCGCGCAGGAGTTGGGGAGGAGATGTGAAATAATGAGGTAAACGCCTCCCTTTAACAA from Columba livia isolate bColLiv1 breed racing homer chromosome 5, bColLiv1.pat.W.v2, whole genome shotgun sequence carries:
- the TMEM258 gene encoding transmembrane protein 258 — protein: MELEAMSRYTSPVNPAVFPHLTVVLLAIGMFFTAWFFVYEVTSTKYTRDIYKELLISLVASLFMGFGVLFLLLWVGIYV
- the FEN1 gene encoding flap endonuclease 1; its protein translation is MGIHGLAKLIADVAPGAIRENDIKSYFGRKVAIDASMSIYQFLIAVRQGAEVLQNEEGETTSHLMGMFYRTIRMVESGIKPVYVFDGKPPQLKSGELAKRTERRAEAEKHLQEAQEAGEENNIEKYSKRLVKVTQQHNDECKKLLTLMGIPYLEAPGEAEASCAALVKAGKVYAAATEDMDCLTFGSPVLMRHLTASETKKLPIQEFHLNRILQDLGLTWEQFVDLCILLGCDYCESIRGIGPKRAVELIKEHKTIEKIVQQIDTKKYPLPENWLHKEAQKLFLEPDVVDPDAVELKWTEPNEEELVRFMCGEKQFNEERIRNGVKRLSKSRQGSTQGRLDDFFKVTGSITSAKRKEPETKGSAKKKAKTNNATATKAKKGK